The Flavobacterium faecale genome has a segment encoding these proteins:
- a CDS encoding acyl-CoA thioesterase: MNTTFKTVTSSHITISELMLPSHTNFSGKIHGGYILSLMDQIAFACASKFCGNYCVTASVDTVNFLMPIEVGELVSMKASVNYVGRTSMIVGIRVEAENIQTGVIKHCNSSYFTMVSKDSEGKTSLVPGLILTTLKEVSRFQNCLRQIEMKKLKEEQKNVATFGSIDSILNSNKYNIKVELQ; this comes from the coding sequence ATGAATACTACTTTCAAAACAGTTACCTCATCTCACATTACGATATCCGAATTAATGCTGCCATCACATACCAATTTTAGTGGTAAAATTCACGGAGGTTATATTCTTTCCCTTATGGACCAGATTGCTTTTGCTTGTGCGTCTAAGTTTTGTGGTAACTATTGCGTAACGGCTTCTGTAGATACCGTAAACTTTTTGATGCCAATAGAAGTTGGCGAATTAGTAAGCATGAAAGCCAGCGTGAATTATGTAGGGAGAACCTCCATGATCGTAGGTATACGTGTCGAGGCCGAAAATATTCAAACAGGAGTCATAAAACACTGTAATTCGTCTTACTTTACAATGGTTTCCAAAGATAGCGAAGGAAAGACATCACTCGTTCCTGGTTTGATTTTGACCACTTTGAAAGAGGTAAGTCGTTTTCAAAACTGTTTGAGACAAATCGAAATGAAAAAATTGAAAGAAGAGCAAAAAAATGTAGCCACTTTTGGCTCTATTGATTCTATCTTAAACTCAAACAAATACAATATTAAAGTAGAGTTACAGTAA
- a CDS encoding rubredoxin produces MELTRLIVKGGVLSPSELKEIANMALEQGLDTISFGSRQDIIFPKGFQSLPPEKAGKHHFVLPNETSGNNIVSSYVSSDLLRDTPWLTGNKLLYILEQFKEQPDLKVNITDPKQQLVPLFTGHINFIASEHEDYWFLYVRLPKWERMEVYPVLIYTWDIATIYYEIEKVVRQESCGIDMIFSLVSEALDSNNRTIDAPLHVPFYPFPYYEGMNRLGIDQYWLGLYWRNNQYDLKFLQELCDLCFECKIGKICITPWKSFIVKGIPKDKKLEWEKFLGKNGINVRHSLLELNWHLPVATEWALNLKTFLVRTLDQFDISTYGLTFGIADYNRDGHYFTSIVVEKNQLPKELESIKIRDTFNVLYAKNFDANSREYIVHAQDVDKLELPNILIELSKKYFDQLGNTILDSTTESKIPKKEVMVQDVYQCQDCLTVYNSKYGDLHQDIPVGTLFEDLPADYCCSLCEAPKNNFIALSTETQEIQ; encoded by the coding sequence ATGGAATTAACACGATTGATAGTAAAAGGAGGCGTTTTATCACCTAGTGAATTAAAAGAAATCGCAAATATGGCCTTAGAACAAGGACTTGATACCATCTCTTTTGGGTCCAGACAAGACATTATTTTTCCTAAAGGTTTCCAATCTTTACCACCAGAAAAAGCGGGCAAACATCATTTTGTTCTGCCAAATGAAACTAGCGGAAACAATATTGTATCCTCCTACGTTTCTTCTGACTTATTGCGTGATACGCCATGGCTCACTGGAAACAAATTACTTTATATATTAGAACAATTCAAAGAGCAACCTGATCTAAAGGTCAATATAACCGATCCAAAGCAGCAATTGGTCCCTTTGTTTACTGGCCACATCAATTTTATTGCTTCTGAGCATGAAGATTACTGGTTCCTATACGTACGCCTACCCAAGTGGGAACGCATGGAGGTCTATCCTGTATTGATTTACACTTGGGATATTGCCACTATTTATTACGAAATAGAAAAAGTTGTACGCCAAGAGTCATGTGGTATCGACATGATTTTTAGCTTAGTTAGCGAAGCTTTAGACTCCAATAATAGAACAATAGATGCGCCGTTGCATGTTCCGTTTTATCCTTTCCCTTATTACGAAGGGATGAACCGACTCGGAATCGACCAATATTGGCTAGGATTGTACTGGAGAAACAATCAATATGACCTTAAATTTTTACAGGAATTATGCGATTTGTGTTTCGAATGTAAAATCGGTAAAATATGCATCACACCCTGGAAATCATTTATTGTAAAAGGGATTCCGAAAGATAAAAAGTTAGAATGGGAAAAATTTCTTGGTAAAAACGGAATCAATGTCCGCCACTCTTTGTTGGAGTTGAACTGGCATTTACCGGTGGCTACAGAATGGGCTTTGAATCTAAAAACGTTCCTTGTGCGTACCCTTGATCAATTTGATATCAGTACCTACGGACTTACCTTTGGAATTGCAGATTACAATCGTGATGGGCATTACTTCACTTCGATAGTTGTCGAAAAAAACCAATTGCCCAAAGAACTGGAATCTATCAAAATACGTGATACCTTCAATGTTTTGTATGCCAAAAATTTCGATGCCAATAGTCGCGAGTACATTGTACACGCACAAGATGTTGATAAACTAGAACTGCCTAACATTTTGATCGAACTTAGTAAAAAATATTTTGATCAATTGGGGAATACTATTCTTGACAGCACTACCGAAAGCAAGATTCCTAAAAAAGAAGTAATGGTTCAAGATGTGTACCAATGTCAAGACTGCTTGACGGTTTACAACTCAAAATATGGTGATTTACACCAAGATATTCCTGTTGGAACACTGTTTGAGGACTTGCCTGCTGACTATTGTTGCTCACTTTGCGAAGCGCCAAAAAATAATTTCATAGCTTTGAGCACAGAAACACAAGAAATACAATAA
- the cobA gene encoding uroporphyrinogen-III C-methyltransferase: MNKSNTPKLTIVGAGPGDVELITVKAIKALEAADVVLYDALVNEDLLQYASNAEIVFVGKRLGCHAYSQDQINELIVALAQQHGHVVRLKGGDPFIFGRGSEEIEFAHENGLETAIVPGISSSMGVPALNGISLTQRKVAESFWVITGTTSDHKLSKDVILASQSAATVVILMGMHKLNEIVAVYNENRTDDLPIGIIQNGTRADQKKVIGTMSTILNLVKDQQISSPAIIVIGEVVGNISKLTDYLEIENLEDEFVYQNLSF; the protein is encoded by the coding sequence ATGAATAAATCAAATACACCAAAATTAACGATAGTAGGTGCAGGACCTGGAGATGTAGAGTTAATTACTGTAAAAGCAATAAAAGCACTTGAAGCTGCAGATGTAGTTTTATATGATGCTTTGGTTAATGAAGATTTATTGCAATACGCAAGCAATGCAGAAATTGTTTTTGTAGGCAAGCGCTTAGGGTGCCATGCTTATAGCCAAGACCAAATCAATGAACTAATTGTTGCCTTGGCGCAGCAACATGGGCATGTAGTACGTTTGAAAGGTGGTGATCCTTTTATCTTTGGTCGTGGAAGTGAGGAAATTGAATTTGCTCATGAAAACGGACTAGAAACAGCGATTGTTCCTGGTATTTCATCTTCTATGGGGGTACCGGCATTAAACGGGATAAGTTTGACGCAACGCAAAGTAGCTGAAAGCTTTTGGGTGATTACAGGTACAACCTCAGATCATAAATTGTCTAAAGATGTGATACTTGCTTCACAATCTGCGGCGACAGTAGTGATCTTGATGGGGATGCATAAGTTAAACGAAATAGTAGCCGTTTATAACGAAAATAGAACGGATGATTTGCCGATAGGAATTATTCAAAATGGTACGCGTGCTGATCAAAAGAAAGTAATTGGTACCATGAGCACGATTTTGAATTTGGTTAAAGACCAGCAAATATCCTCCCCAGCGATTATCGTAATTGGCGAAGTAGTAGGAAATATTTCGAAACTGACAGATTACTTAGAAATTGAAAACCTAGAAGACGAATTTGTTTACCAAAACTTAAGTTTCTAA